Genomic segment of Crassostrea angulata isolate pt1a10 unplaced genomic scaffold, ASM2561291v2 HiC_scaffold_98, whole genome shotgun sequence:
ATagttataaaaaagaataaaacctTACACATGTTATAAGCGAATTcgaatgttgttttttttttaaatgttgaataaaatataaaggCACAAAGTTAAATATATACTGCACGGACtactacattttaaaaaatatagcgAATCCAAAGTgcaactttaaaaataattgtcaaTGTAAGTAAGACTTGGCAACACTATTAATCAGACGCGATAAAAACAGCCGCATTAAGAGGTGCAATATCAGACTCTTAAAAAACACGATAAGTTAACATTAAGCTTAAGGTATAACACCGGTATTCGACGAATCAAAATGAATTAGTTAATTGTtgtttcatatatatacatttttctattttcctttactaatttttttaaagaaatgttaaaattgatattttttgtagggACTACTTCTTTCATCGCAGAAAAGCAACTTTCTTAaagtgtgcagtctgtttacatacaaacagaaaacacgtggttttgaggtttaaagatattttgagaGAAAGCCGTATTGTGTGCCCTTTTTGGTGTCAGCTCATaagataggtaacaaataacatttccatTTTGTCAAGAGAAatataaactgattttttttttacctcttaAGTGTTATATAGTaaattaccggtgtgataccttggaACATAAGTAAATATGACAGTTATACGGATACACCAAACACTTCAACTTCACAAAGTGCGAGATATTCGGTTGTCTTGGAGATCTTTACGAATCTCCCCTGTGGTGGTGTAGGACAGTAGATGTCGACCACCAGCTGTGACCCAGTTCCGGGACCACCAAAGAAACCACAGGGATTGTTGACATCTGATTCAGTCAGGCCAACAGTGACGGTAACATCTCGTAGCCGGTTTGTATAATCTTGAAAAGTGAAAAAACataatcaaatcaaagtaccgaagaactgacaggaattgattttatcaagtacatgtacatgtagtttctaatctgtatttgaattacgcacatttttacaTTATGAACTTTTGGACTTTTTGACACAAGagtaaattcaatcaaactatgtatcagtgatagaaatatttctggagAATTTATGGATCCAATCATTATTGaactctcgtctcgttcaaccagacgcccGGCTTTCGCCGTTAATCtctgacaagcaagagagactctgcttgtcggagatttacgaagacagccgagcgtcgagtttaacgagactatattgaactctggcgtaagaatacaaacaactacaaaaaatatataaattgttcgtactattttaaatcttattattttaaaggtatttatgaataagtttccttgaaaaacaatgctttagcatacattatttcgaatttatcaattattatcaagaactaattcttgtcagcggcgatgatttgtgctttggtccaaacactgtttcattttcggtttgccagagtaactgcataggagagttaattaaaatcaacacccaaaaatgaatgaaaaaaataccatttaAAGAAAggcatttttcaaatttaaataatatgttttctCATTTCATTATTCTTATgcatgttatatatgattatgaatggCTTCACAAAGACACATTTGAGACAAATTAAACTTGATAAGTATTAAAATTCTTCCTgcaaaaaagcaaaaacaaacaagaggcccatgggccacatcgctcacctgaggaacaatgggtatgataaaatcagcttaatgaagtcataatacaaacaatctggacaatgtacaataatacatgtagatcctgtaaaaataaaatccattttcccccctggatattcttatgtttataatcattagtcccttttctaacaggatgattttatagtcatatcacatgttgagtattgcagtcctcaaaaagatcctttacaattgtttatatatgggatattaagctacatcaaactctgaaccttcttgtgaagccgaagaattgtcctggagccaaagtcttaacaattataaagaatcatctggctgattagtttctgagaagaagattttaaaagatttactctatatattcctttgtaaaactttaacaccccccccccaaattgtgccccatcctacccccagggatcatgaatttcacgactttgaatctacactgcctgaggatgcttccacacgagtttcagctttcctggctgattagtttctgagaagaagattttcaaagatttactctatatattcctatgtaaaacttcgacccccccccccccattgtggccccaccctacccctgggggtcatgattttcacaactttgaatctacactacctcaggatgcttccacacaagtttcagctttcctggctgattagtttctgagaagaagatttttaaagatttactctatatattcctatgtaaaacttcgaccccccattgtgccccaccctacccctgggggtcatgagtttcacaactttgaatctacactgcctgaggatgcttccacacgagtttcagctttcctggctgattagtttctgagaagaagattttcaaagattgactctatatattcctatgtaaaacttcgaccccccattgtggccccaccctacccccgggggtcatgaatttcacaactctgaatctacactactttgatgcttccacacaagtttcagctttcctggctttctggttcttgagaagaagatttttgaaaatttctcgaaatttttcattaatttctaattatctccccttgaaaactagtgtggcccttaattttcacaactttgaatcatctttgcctaaggatgatttgtgccaagtttggttgaaattggcccagtagttcttgagaagatgttgaaaatgtgaaaagtttacggacagacagacagacggacgacagacaaaatgtgatcagaatagctcacttgagctttcagctcaggtgagctaaaaactagaTGATAACTTTTACTTTTACTCTATTAATTCAATGATGTTGTCGAAGTAATTGACCATTACAGCAAAACTATCAACACCATATTGTATCGATCCATTATATTTCTAGTTTGCTATGCTGAGACTTTGTACGCTTACCTCCTACATGGTCTTTTCTTTGCAAATCATATTCATTAATTTATAGAAcgaaatcaaatttcaaaaaaaatgtcAACCTTGCCTTTTTACATAGCAATATCATAACTTTATCAATTAATTGCTGAAAAAAgcacttcaaattttttttagtttttgattCTATATATGAACAAAATGGGATGGcacataaaaaaattgtcaataaaaattctttttaaatatttaatatatcaatGTGACAAATTTTGGTTGGACGACGTTTATTCAAGTTCAGACTGTAATCATATATAGCCATTTATAATTTTGGTATAGGGCTTACTGGccttaaaaattatgaattcagcTGTATGGGAGTAGAgcagataaattttaaacattatatagattAATACTATACATTCAGAGTCCCCAGAGTCAAATCCCATACCCCGTGGGGCatgaaatatacatttttggTAGAGAGCTTCCTGGTCGACATAACTTTGAATTTACTTCTTAAAAAGTCTTGAAAGTAGAGAAGCtgatttttaagattaaatgcattaacactagctgatttttaagattaaatgcattaacactatcTGACCATTTTGGCCCCACATTAGAGTCAACACCCATATCAGGAGGACCATGAAATATTTAACTTTTATAgatgaatttgatttttcttacaCATGTACTggagagaagatttttaaagttagAAAGTTAGAGTTTTataatatgtgtgagaaatgacttaaggaaattgccacaagtttcaataaatatgttttactgaAGGAGaaccctgtgaatctgtgtaaATAGAGGTTAGTGAAAATGGTGGGTTCACGTAAATgaccttattttttttatacctcaAAGGAATTGGCAATATTTGGCATGctttttcataaaattgcaTTTCTTAACTTTTTAATTCCACAGAATGTCTTTTCATTAAATGTAAGTGCAAGTTAAAGGTCGCAAAGGACATTTTCAGAAAAAGTACccggaaatatattttttgaaaaccgagagttgctgtacttgaaggcttatgagtgttgctataattcatgaaattattttttataattatccTTAGTTAAAAGGATGTCTCtggttgaaattgatatgcaatatgtaggcctctGATGTTAAGTACATGAGCATCAGAAGTTACATGCGAAACTTTCAGCTAAcgctgttgtgttgactttacacagtgaaattgcaagttaaaGACTGGAGGTAAAATAACTCGAAAAGTACGTGGATGGGACATAGTAAaatttctgacatgtgatggtgcacGCGGTACAAAAGGTCAAACCTTTGCAGGGATTTGCTGGGAtaggtctaaaaaaaaaagacaaattatgaaaaatggGCGAAATATGAAAGGGCTGAAATCTCAGAAAAcccattatgtaaaaacatttaCTCAtgttgactagtaattttcctTAGagattggtgattggccttataaggAGAAAAATATGTGTTGACTAAGGTATAGATGAAATTCCAGTTATAAATTTCCGAACACACACATCCCTTGGCTACAgtgaattgtataaaacaaaCTCTCTCCTGCCACCTAAGATAAATATCATAGTTCAACAATCGGTCTCTTGATGACAACAAACGTAAATTGACAAACgaaatgtatttgtttatttgagtATTTATATGTTACGCCAGCCAGTGGCATATCTTATCCGGAAATATTACTTCCACCTATGTTTTACGTATACTGTATACCTGGGACATCATCCCGTCAGATGAACCATAGACAGTAGAGCGACTGGAAACATGATACGCGCTTCGACAGCCACCTACCACAACGCTGAAATTACTCGCAGCTCTCAGTCTGCTCACCAAGCTGATGGTTCATCCCCCTTAAAGTGATTGGCGAAACAAGACTCACCTTCGTTCGAGACAACCATAAGCTATATTTCGAAGGACTAGTTGTCGAAAACCTTGACAGTGAAGTGCTAGCCGGCATACCGTTCATGGAAAACAATGACATAGCTATCCGCCAATATGGATAAATAAGTCACAACACTCGTGAACGTGGTTGGAGAAACCGCGCATTTATTATGAAGACCGGAAGAGAACAGAGCATGCtactatacagtaaaacataggTGGAAGTAATATTTTCGGATAAGATAGGCCACTGGCTGGCGTTAGTCATTTTTTTGTGTCTAGAATATTGAGTTGAAATAGAGACTTCGTTTCTAACATTACATTGGAGACAATCAAAGCGCGTAAAGCAATTCTTGTGATGAATGTCTGTAAAAAGAGATACGATTTTGTTTTACGAGCAAAAATTGTAGAAGGATGCTTCGAATGCCCATCTCTGCTAAGGTTGTTTCTTTTGattatataattaaatgacaCTATTACCAAGTATTCCGTTATCCGTTATTACTGCATTCAaacataaatgtattaaaacagCTATAAAATTGTGCTACTAACCCAATAATGTATTGTTAGGCAACTAGTTACATGTAGCCTACCTCGAATACAGTTAACTTCCTTATTGGAAAGCGTCACACACAGATCGTCAGTAGAGCATGACAGGCATCATCCGGAATATGGCCAGTCTACAAGAGAATCAGGGTGGATGATTTTGGGGGAAAGATAAGAGAGGGGCCTTGTTCAGATATGCAGGTGCACTAAATATATTGCAAAGATATGCGAGCGCTCTCGAGAATACTTGCTCTACTGAGTAAGCCTCAGTTGTACATGATATACATGACGTTGATGGCTATTTGTTTACGGCAGGGGCGGATCCAAGATATGAAATGAGAGGGGCGCCAGTTTTAGGCAGGGGGTTTTTGTaggataaaaaagaatttaaatgaaGACTTTTGTGATATATCGTCTCGTGATTATACTTTAAAAGAGtattaaaacaattcataaTCTTTAAAGGTTTGTAGGTAACAGACAATCAGTAATCCCATCAAAACCCATCAACTTGTACAATATTAAATGGAAGAGTCGTATATAATATTAGCTATTATGAACAATATTAGTTAGATGTGATTGAAAGGTCACAGTTGAACCAAATGAAAGGAAACCGTAACTTAAATGTGTTTTCCATGTAGGTTACACCATTGATTAGTCATATGTAAAGAAATTCTCCGAGTGCGCTCCCCTCATTGAGTCCGTCAATGTATAATGTGTTTTTTCATGCCAACATAAGTATATGAAAttgtaacatttaaaaattataaatatcgGAATATACTAGTGTATGCATATTATCCAGGTTATAACATAAACAAGAAATTGCATAATTACAATAATTCCCATTTCCTAAACAGAATCtgagacatatacatgtaaggataaaaacaaacttttgcAGGTTAATTGAgtaaatgaagttttaaactTAGTTTTGTTCATTGTGTTAAAGACACTTTGAATAGAagattcagagagagagagtgagtgagagagagagaataaactGCATGTACCTGCTCGATTTCAATTCTAATATAGTCAGATTTTGATTCCGTTTCGTCAATGGCCGACACGAGTTCACAAAGTAGTTCCTGTTTCCGGTAGTTGACTCCCCGACATAGCCTAGGTCTATGTTCACATTCCCGGACACACTGCTGTTGTCCAATGATCTCCAAAACCTGTACAACGGGACCACGATACCTCTTGCCGTGAACAACCGCGGATGTCCCTCCTTCGGTTAATGAAACCAAACAAAGCAGTACTGTTGTAAATGTCACAACATTCAAAGATTTACTAACTAAAGAGCCAACCATTATGTGCGTgttctaaagaaaaaaaccagttaaataatatttctgttttctttGCTGACGAATTACACAATTTAGTAAATACCAAAAACGTGTTATATTATAACTGGccaaaatattgatttctttctttattGCTTTTAACggaattaattatatatataaggaaGTTCTCTAGAATAACTGTCGTTAAACGGTTCGGAATATTAGATCAGGAGGCACACAAATGGAAATtctctttaaaaatgatcaacgTTGTCAACAGGATGTGATACATTATTCATGgtactttttttcttgcatgaggatattttttttttatatttgaagcCCCTTTCTGTTAAACatgtacttttacatgtaccacAGTGCCTGCTTGATAtttgcaacaacaaaaacattgaaaaataaaacattttcaagatGGCTTTTTTGGTGACGTGAACAACAGTACTGGTGATATAAATagatcatttttttcatcacttGATTTCCAGCTGGTCATCCATTCCCCAACAACCATTGCAGGCTCTCTTTTATGCAACATTTTTGTATCTAACATACCATTATTTAAAAgtgaatttgtttttttctttttgttgcatATGCCAACCTCTATATCCATTTACATAGATGGAGTTCAGAATGTGAAAATAAAAGGGAAACCACGACTGTAACACCAAACATTTTAGTCCATCCAATGGTGAAAGGGAATTAAAACAGTATCTCATGAACAACAATTACCAGACATTATCAAACCAGTTGTTGGATTTTACCAGACATTATCAAACCTGAAGCCGATTTTTTCACATCACGGTTTCCATTACGTTATGCACCTTTAATAACAACAGTATACCAATATCTTCGTCTAACACCCAAAGGAGTAGATGAGTGGTGTTGCAATTACAACACACTTAATtctatatagtacatgtagctAGAAACAGTTGGGTTCAGTGTTGTTCATACACTTGGTACCCAGCAATACAGTGTCTCATGTGCCAATGTGGCAGCAAACAATGCATGGATATTTCACAATGCAAACATTTGGATGGAAGTTGAAATTCAGCCAAtgttaaacaaatgtttaatttgttaGTTGAATTCTAGTATTGTTTATCATGTATAAAATGTATGTGTTATATTATTACATTGGTTCAATCTTGAAATGTCAACAGTCTATCTACTTAatagaaataaaagttaaaggaagtgaacatgaaaaaattatcatctgtttgatgtgtataacCATTTAGACACAGCTTTCCTCAGTAAGaagatataccacttagaataactaaCTCTTGCAATCCTTGtgcgctgccatattgttaaaatcattaccgCTCTGCTGGGTTTTCATATCGCATAAATGACGTAGtcttttacattttaacattagCTTGAACATTATGGTTATGTGAGCATAAATCATTTCAGATTCCTCAAGAACAATACTTACTTAGGTACTTATGTCAACAGCACAATTTCAATTtaaactttgttaaaaaaaaaccgattCAGTTGAACCTGCTCGGGCCGGCGACAACTCTAACGTAATGTATTAACAACCCTGGTTGTTAAAAGTTAAACAGCAACATCATCTCATGTATATGTAGTAtttatataaagaataaaaaagaacagaaaataaaaatatgaggtTAAATGTTTTCAGAGAGATTCAACAACGTCTTATATGTAAAGTTATGGTCCAAGTTTACATGTTAAATTTGTATACAGTATTTTTCAGATGATGATTGACATTTAGGCCGAGTTCAAATAATTGAATGAAGTACAGTCCTTTTACTTATATCTAAGTTTCAAGTTAAaagtcataataaaaaaaaatgtacttgcATCAGTGATTTCATAATGTTCACATCGGGTAAATGTGCTTAAAAGGTTTGCGTGTCCATAGCGCGGAAACGAGAAGTAGTAAAACCGTCAAAGAAGCAAACATCGAAATCATTACAAAGTAAATTCATTCCACAATGCAGTGCACAATCTCCCAATGACTTCATTTTCATGTTGTGAACATCGAAAACACATGGATCCATGGTCTCGAAAACATATTCTTGTTTGATGAAGTGCGAACAAAAAGCAAATAATTGTATATAAcagtatattaataaaaaaaacatgtcaataTAAAGTTAATGCCAAGACTTGTATTTTACGATTTTCTTTAGTTGCTGCTACTAAATTCCTAATCAGATTTAAGAACAATAGACCCCATGAACTTCGGAATTCAAATGAATATAATTTCGTACAGACctataattatttatcatttatcgAAGTGATACCTGGGAAATTGCAAAGTTTTCAATTGCCAGATCAAAAACAAGGGCTGGTTTATGATAACTTTTCATCTGTATATACACGTATATGAAAGACGCcgctatgaaaacaaaatttgaggGACTTTTTATTGTCCTTTATAATTAGATCCGTTACCCTTCAATATTTTGCATTATGTTTCCTCTCTTTTAATCATTTCTCTCTTTTTCATTTGCATCCGTCAAACTTCTCGAAAGTTACATGGTATGTATATCAAGGTGATGGATGCTGCGACCcgcaaaatattttgaaataccgCGTTAAAACAAGCTagattgccccccccccccccgcctccATTTTGATAAAAGCCGAAAGCGTACGCTATGTAAAATTGGCAATCACCTATTTCATATTATCAAAGGAAAAAAtcgttttcaaaaatattagcATAATGGAAGtataaactagaaaactgaccagtcaggaagggccccgctatgacaattaatatagagaagtgaaaatttttttgaattctatcttctttatattaacaatgatgaaaaataaatgcccggcagaagatgAAAGAACTGGATAAttatataggatctcgtgatttgtagttgaatatgattttcatccaacaattaaagtgtttttttcttgagccttagtgaggggataaaacacacaagttggataaaaatcatattatactacaaatcatatgagattctatttatcccatgttttatacaccacaatcaatgtttacactgtttataaaactccacattattttacttcattatgcctacgcaaatcccattgtaaagtcacaactgtgggatatcaaaaaaatatccaatgagacatatccacgggataaagggggttaacatgggatgaaataaaatttgttaaaaaaacaaagaactgATACCAATTATCATAAAtgattgtgtacggtattttaaccaaaataaaatatgaatattatattttaaatccatatttcaaagaatgtacacagtATTACACATCATTcgaaattgaccttaacttcaaaaccaagttcatttgcagaca
This window contains:
- the LOC128169119 gene encoding uncharacterized protein LOC128169119, yielding MVGSLVSKSLNVVTFTTVLLCLVSLTEGGTSAVVHGKRYRGPVVQVLEIIGQQQCVRECEHRPRLCRGVNYRKQELLCELVSAIDETESKSDYIRIEIEQTGHIPDDACHALLTICV